The nucleotide sequence AACTGATTCGATTAAGGCACGAGAAAACCTCGGATATCTCCCTGAAATACCAGAACTCTACGATCGTATTACCGGTCGGGAGTTTTTATTTTACATTGCATCGTTACGAAGGTTACAAAATGCACAACAGATCATTACCAATTTATCTGAATTAATTGGAATAGCTGATCATTTGGATTTTGAACTAGGTGGATATTCAAAAGGCATGAAACAGAAAATTTCTTTGATTACAGCGATAATGCATAATCCGAAAAATCTGCTCCTTGATGAACCTGTTTACGGACTTGATCCGTCAACATCAAAGACAATCGAAGAATTTATTCAAAAAAGAAAAGGAACAACGGTAATCGCAACACATTCAACCCAACTCGTCGAACAAACGTCTGATACTGTATATATGCTTATGCATGGTCGTATTGTTCTTGCAGGTACAACCGCAAAAATTCTCGAGCAGTATGGTAGCATCGAGAATGCATATTTTGCATGTAAAGAGGAAAAAAATGTTCGAAACAACACAGTTATTAATCTGCAACAACGTTCGTAACGTCATCAGAAATATCCGCTCCTCTCCATTTTTATATCTGTTCTTTTTTTTTATGATGGTTGGTTCAATTGTTTTGTTCGCCGTGTTGACCTTCTTTATTGTAAAAACAAGAGTTCTAGTACGCATTGAAGAAGTTTTTTTTGCACTTTTTTTTATTTTCTTTATCAAATCAGCGGCTGATATGTATACATATTTTATCAAAGCACATAATGTTGCTTATGCGTTATCAACATCTTCGAAACAAGGACATATAGTTGGTGAAATCTTTCTAGCAATATTAAGTACAAATTTTTTTATTTGGATAAGCCTTTCATTATTGTACCTTCTAGTTCTTCGCATGTTAGGTATCAACATTATGTACCCTCAAGAGTATGTATTTTTCTGCATAGGTATCTTTTTAGCAACAATGATGGGATCAATGATGGTTCTTCAATTCTATTCACCGTACCGTGAGCGTTTAGTATTACTTGGAATTGTATTATTACATTACTGGATTTCACAAAATTTTCTTGCAATCAGTATAACAACACCTGGTGTATTACTCTATTTTCTTTGGACGCTCCGCCGATCACAAGATTCATATCTGTTTGTTCCAAGAAAAGATCGAATAAAAGAACAATCACAAGCACGTATCCGTTCAGTTGTTTCTTCGTTATGTCATCGAGAATTAACTATACTCTGGCGTGAACGTTTACTTGCAAGTTTTGTGCTAGCATCTATTTCAACCGGTGTCTTTTCAGGATATCTCTCGATATATGGAACCGATATTTTTATACCCGAAGAGCTTCAAAAAATTACCGGAAATATACTTCCACTAATGTTCGTCTTTCTTGGTGTGTACATCATGGTAATTTATACTTCAGTTTTCCCTGCTTTAAATCTCTTTTTAACCGAGGAGAAAACGATGTGGATCCTTCGGCATCTTCCACTAGAAAATAAGGCTATTGTTTATGGAAAGGTTTTAACAATGGCTGTTTGTTATATCGCCTCGATTCCATTTCTTGCGTATATTTCTCTTTTTATCGGAATACATCATATTATCTTGTTATGTTGGCTTTTTTCTTTTTCATATATTATGGGTGTTGCTATTTCTGTGCCCCTCGGTGTAAAATTTGTCGGAAAAAAATCAGATATTCTTCTGTTATATTGTGTTTCTTTACTTATCTTTAGTATTATGCTTGTCGCTGCGTCTGCAGGATATTTTTTACAAAAAAAACCAATCGCTTCAATATCTTTTTATATCCTTACTGTTGCTATTGCCAGTGTACTCCTTCTGTTTTCACTAAGATTTTCATCAAAAATTCTACAGCAAGGAAACGAAATAAAAAGATACCAAGAGCCTTTGAGGAAAAAATCGCTTTTATTGAAAGGTTAATTGGTTAATGCCGATATTATCATCGTATTTTCTAATAACTTGTGCATCGATAATTTCTATAGTAAGTTCACAAGTTGCACTGACAATAGCTGACGTGAGATGGCCACCAAAGGATTCGTGTTTGGCGTTACAAATGTTAATATGAATATGGAGGTATATCTCTCCGTTCATCGTTGAGATATTTCCCATAAGTGGTATAATTTCATAATCTCCCGTAAATTCCTGCGTTTGGTATTTTTTAGTTTTTAGATTTAAAAGCCCCATATGAACCTTGTTTGTAGCACCAATACCATAGATGGTACCACATCTGATGTTGAGTTCTTTACAGATCTGCCGAAGGTTTTCGATGATTTCTTCACCAGAATCAAGACGGATGAGCACTTTTTGTCCAATTTGTTTGTAATTCATGAGTAGTGAAAAACAACACAAGGATATATAAAGATTTATTCTCTATCCTTTTACAAAATGTTTTAATAGGAAATTCTATTGTCTTGTCCGTTTACAAATCTGTTGATGTGCCGTCCTAGCTCAGTCCGGTGGAGCATTCGGCTGTTAACCGAACGGTCGCCGGTTCAAATCCGGCGGACGGCGTTGTACAAAAAGTACGTAATGTAAAAAAATATGGTTCGCAAAAAATAGAGGTAGATACCCTTTCCTGGAGATGAGAACCTCGAGGAAATAGACCTCTTGCGAAATAGCAATTTTTAACCCCTAGCATATATATTCTACATCGGATGGGATGTAGAGATGCTGACCTATGAAAAATTATCAAGAAAGCCCGGGATGTTCCACACATTCACCG is from Candidatus Thermoplasmatota archaeon and encodes:
- a CDS encoding ABC transporter ATP-binding protein gives rise to the protein MIIVENLYKRYGKILALNNISCRFDDQQVTAIMGENGAGKSTLLKICANILPFDQGSIYVDSYSIVTDSIKARENLGYLPEIPELYDRITGREFLFYIASLRRLQNAQQIITNLSELIGIADHLDFELGGYSKGMKQKISLITAIMHNPKNLLLDEPVYGLDPSTSKTIEEFIQKRKGTTVIATHSTQLVEQTSDTVYMLMHGRIVLAGTTAKILEQYGSIENAYFACKEEKNVRNNTVINLQQRS
- a CDS encoding DNA-binding protein, whose translation is MNYKQIGQKVLIRLDSGEEIIENLRQICKELNIRCGTIYGIGATNKVHMGLLNLKTKKYQTQEFTGDYEIIPLMGNISTMNGEIYLHIHINICNAKHESFGGHLTSAIVSATCELTIEIIDAQVIRKYDDNIGINQLTFQ